One window of Papaver somniferum cultivar HN1 chromosome 9, ASM357369v1, whole genome shotgun sequence genomic DNA carries:
- the LOC113310160 gene encoding tubulin beta-1 chain-like codes for MREILHIQGGQCGNQIGSKFWEVVCDEHGIDPTGKYVGTSDLQLERVNVYYNEASCGRFVPRAVLMDLEPGTMDSARTGPYGQIFRPDNFVFGQSGAGNNWAKGHYTEGAELIDSVLDVVRKEAENCDCLQGFQVCHSLGGGTGSGMGTLLISKIREEYPDRMMLTFSVFPSPKVSDTVVEPYNATLSVHQLVENADECMVLDNEALYDICFRTLKLTTPSFGDLNHLISATMSGVTCCLRFPGQLNSDLRKLAVNLIPFPHLHFFMVGFAPLTSRGSQMYRTLTVPELTQQMWDSKNMMCAADPRHGRYLTASAMFRGKMSTKEVDEQMINVQNKNSSYFVEWIPNNVKSSVCDIPPRGLSMASTFIGNSTSIQEMFRRVSEQFTAMFRRKAFLHWYTGEGMDEMEFTEAESNMNDLVSEYQQYQDATADEEGEYEDEEEELQEM; via the exons ATGAGAGAAATACTTCACATTCAAGGTGGACAATGTGGTAACCAAATCGGATCTAAGTTTTGGGAGGTGGTTTGTGATGAACATGGTATTGATCCAACTGGAAAGTACGTCGGAACATCAGATCTACAGCTAGAGAGAGTTAATGTTTACTACAATGAAGCTTCTTGTGGAAGATTCGTTCCTCGTGCTGTACTCATGGATCTTGAGCCTGGGACTATGGACAGTGCCCGAACTGGTCCTTATGGTCAGATCTTTCGTCCTGATAACTTCGTTTTTGGACAATCTGGTGCTGGTAACAATTGGGCTAAAGGACATTATACTGAAGGAGCTGAACTCATCGATTCAGTTCTTGATGTTGTCAGGaaagaagctgagaattgtgacTGCCTTCAAG GTTTTCAAGTATGCCACTCATTGGGTGGAGGAACTGGTTCTGGGATGGGTACTTTGTTGATCTCCAAGATCAGAGAAGAGTACCCTGACCGTATGATGCTCACATTCTCCGTATTTCCTTCGCCTAAGGTTTCTGATACAgtagttgagccttataatgcaACCCTCTCTGTTCATCAGTTAGTTGAAAATGCTGATGAGTGCATGGTCTTGGATAATGAGGCCTTGTATGACATTTGCTTCAGGACCCTCAAGCTAACAACTCCTAGCT TCGGTGATCTGAACCATCTTATCTCTGCTACCATGAGTGGCGTTACCTGCTGCCTTAGGTTCCCTGGGCAACTTAATTCTGACCTCAGGAAGCTCGCCGTGAATTTGATACCCTTCCCTCATCTTCATTTCTTCATGGTTGGCTTTGCCCCACTCACCTCACGTGGGTCCCAAATGTATCGCACTTTGACAGTGCCAGAGCTCACTCAGCAGATGTGGGACTCAAAAAACATGATGTGTGCTGCTGACCCAAGGCATGGACGATACCTCACTGCGTCTGCCATGTTTAGAGGAAAAATGAGCACCAAAGAAGTTGACGAGCAGATGATTAATGTGCAAAATAAGAACTCATCCTACTTTGTCGAGTGGATCCCGAATAACGTCAAGTCAAGCGTCTGTGATATTCCACCAAGGGGTCTATCAATGGCGTCGACCTTTATCGGAAACTCAACTTCTATCCAGGAAATGTTCAGGAGAGTGAGTGAACAATTCACAGCTATGTTTAGAAGGAAGGCTTTCTTGCATTGGTATACTGGTGAAGGAATGGATGAGATGGAATTTACTGAGGCAGAGAGCAACATGAATGATCTTGTTTCTGAGTACCAGCAGTACCAGGATGCTACTGCTGACGAGGAAGGTGAATATGAGGACGAAGAAGAGGAGTTGCAGGAGATGTGA